One Nonomuraea angiospora DNA segment encodes these proteins:
- a CDS encoding glycoside hydrolase family 95 protein gives MTTRHLLRLHAPAAHFHDGFPLGNGRLGAMAYGRPEVERFDLNLDTFWSGGPLPPEQGPSPAALLPELRAAIAARDFERADRLGRRMQSSGWTQAYQPLGFIEWRHTSGGEPSHYRRELDLARAVSTVSHDGGQLISFVSAPAGVLVASARGPLELPAFTSPHPVEVIRDGEWLTITGRAPANVLPDYVDREPAVVYDADAPDRDGTVAAGMGFAVVIAVQSAGSGEVRMVAAAADGFRGHAVRPSADTAELARQARRQVEAALSRSTAELLAEHEADHRGYFDRVDLSVPDERAELYYHFGRYLLISSSRPGTQPANLQGIWNADVRPGWSSNYTTNINLPMNYWPAEPAGLSELHQPLFELIGGLLDTGQDAALHHYGAAGATTHHNTDLWRFSAPVNGDPQWANWSSGLLWLTAHLWDHLEYGGAPELLLPALRSVTSFALDLLVPDAHGKLVMSPSTSPEHHFLTEAGNPAAISAGAAMDQELVREVLTRYRSLADDELAVRAGKALSQLRPVAIDGELLEWYDRRPSQEPGHRHLSHLYGLYPGTRITESGTPDDFEAVRQALATRLHHGSGHTGWSQAWILCLAARLRDPELAERSIAILLDQLGSVSLLDLHPHGGRPSGYIFQIDGNFGAVAGMTELLVQSHEGAVSLLKTLPGSWDTGSVRGIRCRGGHTASVAWSAGMLTSAAITAGSDGRLVVEVPGDTPPLTVTCGERAVPAREVSGALAGRRRMTWDATALTRYTLVPEGSP, from the coding sequence AGCAGGGCCCCTCGCCCGCCGCTCTGCTGCCGGAACTGCGTGCGGCGATCGCCGCACGCGACTTCGAGCGCGCGGACCGGCTCGGCCGCCGCATGCAGTCAAGCGGCTGGACCCAGGCCTACCAGCCGCTGGGGTTCATCGAATGGCGCCACACCTCCGGCGGGGAGCCCTCCCACTACCGCCGCGAGCTCGATCTCGCCCGGGCGGTGAGCACCGTCAGCCACGACGGCGGGCAGCTGATCAGCTTCGTCTCCGCTCCCGCCGGCGTGCTGGTCGCCTCGGCTCGCGGGCCGCTCGAACTGCCCGCATTCACCTCACCGCACCCGGTCGAGGTGATCCGTGACGGCGAATGGCTCACGATCACCGGCCGGGCGCCCGCGAACGTGCTGCCCGATTACGTCGACCGGGAGCCCGCCGTCGTCTACGACGCCGACGCACCCGACCGCGACGGCACGGTGGCCGCCGGCATGGGCTTCGCCGTCGTCATCGCCGTCCAGAGCGCCGGATCCGGCGAGGTCCGGATGGTCGCCGCGGCCGCCGACGGTTTCCGCGGCCATGCCGTACGGCCCAGCGCCGACACCGCCGAGCTGGCCCGGCAGGCGCGCCGGCAGGTCGAGGCCGCACTGTCCAGGAGCACGGCGGAGTTGCTCGCCGAGCACGAGGCCGACCACCGCGGCTACTTCGACCGGGTCGACCTGTCGGTGCCCGACGAGCGCGCCGAGCTCTACTACCACTTCGGCCGCTACCTGCTGATCTCCAGCTCCCGTCCCGGCACCCAGCCCGCCAACCTGCAGGGCATCTGGAACGCCGACGTGCGGCCCGGCTGGAGCAGCAACTACACCACCAACATCAACCTCCCGATGAACTACTGGCCCGCCGAGCCCGCCGGCCTGTCCGAGCTGCACCAACCGCTGTTCGAGCTGATCGGCGGCCTGCTCGATACCGGCCAGGACGCGGCCCTGCACCACTACGGCGCCGCCGGAGCCACCACTCACCACAACACCGACCTGTGGCGCTTCAGCGCCCCGGTCAACGGCGATCCGCAGTGGGCCAACTGGTCCTCCGGCCTGCTCTGGCTCACTGCCCACCTCTGGGACCACCTCGAGTACGGCGGAGCACCCGAGCTGCTCCTGCCCGCTCTGCGCAGCGTCACCTCCTTCGCGCTGGACTTGCTGGTTCCCGACGCCCACGGCAAGCTGGTGATGAGCCCCTCGACCTCGCCGGAACACCATTTCCTCACCGAGGCAGGCAATCCGGCGGCCATCTCGGCCGGCGCGGCCATGGACCAGGAGCTCGTCCGCGAGGTCCTGACCCGTTACCGCTCGCTGGCCGACGACGAGCTCGCCGTACGCGCGGGGAAGGCGCTGTCACAGCTGCGTCCGGTCGCGATCGACGGCGAACTGCTGGAGTGGTATGACCGGCGGCCCTCCCAGGAGCCCGGCCACCGCCACCTGTCCCACCTCTACGGCCTCTACCCCGGCACCCGGATCACCGAGTCGGGGACGCCGGACGACTTCGAGGCGGTACGGCAGGCGCTGGCCACCCGGCTGCACCACGGCAGTGGACACACCGGCTGGAGCCAGGCGTGGATCCTGTGCCTGGCCGCCCGGCTGCGCGACCCGGAACTGGCCGAGCGCTCGATCGCGATCCTGCTCGACCAGCTGGGCTCCGTCTCTCTGCTGGACCTGCATCCCCACGGCGGCCGGCCGTCGGGCTACATCTTCCAGATCGACGGCAACTTCGGCGCTGTCGCGGGGATGACCGAGTTGCTCGTGCAGAGCCACGAAGGCGCGGTCAGCCTGCTGAAGACGCTGCCGGGGAGCTGGGACACGGGGTCGGTGCGCGGCATCCGCTGCCGCGGCGGGCACACCGCCTCCGTGGCCTGGTCCGCGGGCATGCTCACGTCGGCGGCGATCACCGCCGGGTCGGACGGACGGCTCGTCGTCGAGGTACCCGGCGACACTCCGCCGCTGACCGTCACTTGCGGCGAGCGAGCGGTCCCGGCCCGGGAGGTCTCCGGCGCGCTCGCGGGGCGCCGGCGCATGACCTGGGACGCGACCGCGCTCACCCGCTACACGCTCGTCCCCGAGGGTTCCCCGTGA